From Synechococcus sp. UW69, the proteins below share one genomic window:
- a CDS encoding DUF1997 domain-containing protein, protein MQVHRSHGIALQLPDASLAQLQGYLSQPGRPMKALLNRKRVERLQNGRFLYASRPYQLLNFQLQPEVMFRSSWDGDRLSIVFEYCTIHGLGRLQDLVQFQCQAWIRPEPERLMAKADLSLDLSPSGAAALLPQPLMRRTGYLALDLVTDRLEKRCRTGLIKGALDWVASHS, encoded by the coding sequence GTGCAGGTTCACCGTTCCCATGGCATCGCTCTTCAGCTGCCCGATGCATCCCTGGCCCAGCTGCAGGGATACCTCTCGCAGCCTGGCCGTCCGATGAAGGCACTGTTGAACCGCAAAAGAGTGGAGCGGCTGCAGAACGGCCGTTTCCTCTATGCGTCTCGGCCCTATCAGCTGCTGAATTTCCAGCTGCAGCCCGAGGTGATGTTTCGCTCTAGTTGGGATGGTGATCGACTCTCGATCGTCTTTGAATATTGCACGATTCATGGGCTCGGCCGGTTGCAGGATCTGGTTCAGTTCCAGTGCCAGGCATGGATCCGTCCAGAGCCGGAACGCCTGATGGCAAAGGCTGATCTCAGTCTTGATCTCTCACCGAGTGGAGCCGCGGCACTTTTGCCGCAGCCGCTGATGAGACGCACTGGGTATCTCGCTCTGGATTTGGTGACGGATCGCTTGGAGAAGCGTTGTCGTACCGGACTGATCAAAGGTGCTCTTGATTGGGTTGCAAGCCACTCCTGA
- the rfbC gene encoding dTDP-4-dehydrorhamnose 3,5-epimerase, with protein sequence MQLEQLTTPSGALMQGPLLITPQAFGDDRGWFYESWNQRKFDEAVGESVLFSQDNHSRSVRGVLRGLHYQLAPEPQAKLVRATVGSIYDVAVDIRRGSPTYGDWVGAELSAENKCQLWIPEGFAHGFLTLSSVTEVQYKARGFWNKACERAIVWNDADLAIAWPIDRLEGGEVSLSGKDAEAPGFKAAEAAGDVFP encoded by the coding sequence ATGCAGCTTGAACAACTCACAACTCCTTCCGGCGCGTTGATGCAGGGGCCCCTGCTGATCACACCCCAGGCCTTCGGCGATGACCGTGGCTGGTTCTACGAAAGCTGGAACCAGCGCAAGTTTGATGAAGCCGTCGGCGAATCGGTGCTGTTCTCGCAAGACAACCACTCCCGCTCGGTCCGGGGTGTGCTTCGGGGACTGCACTATCAGCTCGCACCAGAACCCCAGGCCAAGCTGGTGCGTGCCACGGTCGGATCGATTTACGACGTCGCCGTCGACATCCGGCGAGGCTCGCCCACCTACGGCGATTGGGTCGGCGCCGAACTGAGTGCCGAAAACAAATGCCAACTTTGGATTCCCGAAGGCTTCGCCCACGGCTTTCTCACCCTCAGCAGCGTTACTGAAGTGCAGTACAAGGCACGCGGGTTCTGGAACAAAGCTTGTGAACGGGCAATCGTTTGGAACGACGCGGATCTGGCCATTGCCTGGCCGATCGATCGGCTGGAGGGCGGAGAGGTGAGCCTCTCTGGCAAAGATGCCGAAGCGCCGGGGTTCAAAGCCGCTGAAGCCGCGGGAGACGTTTTCCCATGA
- a CDS encoding sugar ABC transporter yields MSGAASAPQVLTSLVDGQYLQVYLASADVKTRLFPDGKKLEQDYRIKLPDLRTGLPANSTAPAQLNFYRKQLTVAPQPLSGSVILTTSGFSPQQALNLNNELLKQSRRFVNEVNQSINADQNQFARKEVELAETNLKGAKRSLELFQEKHGNLSVLTEQSAASSYISGLESQLVDLKVQEAALRRQYRDPNAPEVAFIADQVSELEFQIREERDRAVSKNGRDLNTLALEEAGLISDVEFATQTLQSARLASDNSRRESQRQLKFVVVLSQPQLPVKPNHNWRWQAFLASVGIIIVAWGVGGFLLNAMRKS; encoded by the coding sequence TTGTCGGGAGCAGCCTCTGCGCCTCAGGTATTGACTTCTCTTGTAGACGGGCAGTACCTCCAAGTCTATCTCGCATCGGCTGATGTCAAGACCCGTTTGTTCCCTGACGGGAAAAAACTTGAGCAGGATTACCGCATCAAGCTTCCGGATCTTCGGACTGGATTGCCCGCTAATAGTACTGCTCCAGCACAGCTTAACTTCTATAGAAAGCAATTGACTGTGGCCCCTCAGCCCTTGAGTGGCTCAGTTATTCTCACGACATCTGGATTTTCACCCCAGCAGGCTTTAAATCTCAACAACGAGTTGCTGAAGCAGTCTCGTCGCTTTGTGAATGAGGTAAATCAATCCATTAATGCTGACCAGAATCAATTTGCGAGAAAGGAGGTAGAACTAGCCGAGACTAATCTCAAGGGAGCAAAGAGAAGTCTTGAGCTCTTCCAGGAAAAGCATGGAAACCTAAGTGTGCTGACTGAACAATCAGCAGCCAGTTCGTATATCTCTGGGCTTGAATCTCAACTGGTTGATTTGAAAGTTCAAGAAGCCGCGTTGCGTCGCCAATACAGAGACCCCAATGCACCGGAAGTCGCATTTATTGCAGACCAGGTGAGTGAACTTGAGTTTCAGATTCGTGAGGAGAGAGATCGTGCTGTAAGTAAAAATGGACGAGATTTGAATACTCTTGCACTTGAAGAAGCTGGTTTGATTTCTGATGTTGAGTTTGCGACTCAAACCTTGCAATCAGCTCGCCTTGCTTCAGATAATAGTCGTCGCGAGAGTCAACGTCAGCTGAAATTTGTGGTTGTTCTCAGTCAACCTCAATTGCCTGTTAAACCGAATCACAACTGGCGGTGGCAGGCGTTTCTTGCATCTGTCGGGATTATTATTGTGGCTTGGGGCGTTGGTGGCTTCCTGCTCAACGCGATGCGGAAGAGCTGA
- a CDS encoding ABC transporter permease produces the protein MNSLRRLFNAIWRQIAIVLAIATYDNNRKSTGTSIGAWESIVTPLQIMLFFIAMRVGFSYLRGSNRFAAGGSTDMYFNIVVFIATGFSIAFLFRQGAIKALAGLKLRAPLYYKRIQPLDILLATLVNDMRAISTISLGILGLVWYFTWSFQLDSPGLAISVYLLTVFMALGFGICLVFLGRLNKWVTRILKRLLQRVIIFTSGIFFATFELPSYTRPFVTWNPILHAVELFRYSMNNEYPIPDISLSYLIWCSMILLGFSLILYRTNESVLLEANDD, from the coding sequence ATGAATTCTTTGCGAAGGCTTTTTAACGCAATTTGGCGTCAGATTGCAATTGTTCTTGCGATCGCTACTTACGATAACAACAGAAAATCGACGGGGACTTCAATTGGCGCCTGGGAGAGCATTGTTACGCCTCTTCAGATTATGCTGTTCTTTATCGCCATGCGTGTGGGATTTAGTTATTTAAGGGGTAGTAATAGGTTTGCGGCAGGTGGCTCAACGGACATGTACTTCAATATTGTTGTTTTTATTGCTACTGGATTTTCGATTGCATTTCTGTTTAGGCAAGGCGCAATAAAGGCTCTTGCCGGCTTGAAGTTGAGGGCTCCTCTTTATTATAAAAGAATTCAGCCATTGGATATTCTTTTGGCTACATTGGTCAATGATATGAGGGCTATATCTACTATCTCTCTGGGAATCCTGGGACTCGTTTGGTACTTCACTTGGAGTTTTCAGCTTGATAGTCCTGGATTAGCTATCAGTGTCTACTTGTTGACGGTATTCATGGCGCTTGGTTTTGGTATTTGTCTTGTATTTCTTGGCAGATTGAATAAGTGGGTTACGAGAATTCTTAAGCGACTTTTACAGCGAGTGATTATTTTTACTTCTGGAATATTCTTCGCGACTTTTGAGCTCCCTTCGTACACGCGGCCATTTGTGACTTGGAATCCAATCCTCCATGCTGTTGAGTTGTTCAGGTACTCGATGAATAACGAATATCCGATACCTGATATTTCTTTATCGTATCTGATTTGGTGCTCTATGATTCTTCTAGGCTTCTCTTTGATTCTTTACCGAACAAACGAGTCAGTGCTCCTGGAGGCTAATGATGATTAG
- the rfbB gene encoding dTDP-glucose 4,6-dehydratase codes for MVSSMPSAADLLGNRRRVLVTGGAGFIGGAVVRRLLRESTVTVFNLDKMGYASDLASIEEVLSELGDAAKDRHRLQQVDLTDAAAVEAAVREADPDLVMHLAAESHVDRSISGPGVFIESNVTGTYNLLQAVREHYEGLSGERREAFRMHHISTDEVFGSLGAEGRFSETTPYDPRSPYSASKAASDHLVQAWYHTFGLPVVLTNCSNNYGPWQFPEKLIPVVTLKAAGGESIPLYGDGLNVRDWLYVEDHVDALLLAACKGESGRSYCVGGHGERTNKEVVHAICQQLDQSCPASAPHADLITPVTDRPGHDRRYAIDPGRISSELGWSARHNVEQGLVETVNWYLSHQDWCNEVRERAGYDGSRLGMKPIQKKASE; via the coding sequence ATGGTTTCGTCCATGCCTTCCGCCGCTGACCTGCTGGGAAATCGCCGCAGAGTTCTGGTGACGGGAGGTGCCGGCTTCATTGGAGGCGCCGTGGTCCGCAGGCTCCTGAGGGAGAGCACGGTCACCGTCTTCAATCTGGACAAGATGGGCTACGCCAGCGACCTGGCATCCATTGAGGAGGTGCTCAGCGAGCTGGGCGACGCTGCGAAAGATCGGCACAGACTTCAACAGGTGGATCTGACCGATGCAGCAGCCGTTGAGGCTGCGGTGCGCGAGGCGGACCCGGATTTGGTGATGCACCTGGCAGCCGAAAGCCACGTGGATCGCTCGATCTCCGGACCTGGCGTGTTCATTGAGAGCAATGTCACCGGGACCTACAACCTGCTGCAGGCAGTGAGGGAGCACTACGAAGGATTGAGTGGAGAGCGACGGGAGGCCTTCCGGATGCACCACATCAGCACAGACGAGGTCTTCGGCTCACTTGGCGCTGAGGGACGCTTCTCAGAAACAACGCCCTACGACCCCCGCAGCCCCTACTCCGCCAGCAAGGCTGCGAGCGATCACCTGGTTCAGGCCTGGTACCACACGTTCGGCCTGCCCGTGGTACTGACCAACTGCTCGAACAACTACGGGCCCTGGCAGTTCCCAGAAAAGCTCATTCCTGTGGTCACCTTGAAGGCGGCCGGAGGAGAGTCGATTCCTCTCTATGGAGATGGACTGAATGTGCGGGATTGGTTGTACGTGGAAGACCACGTGGACGCGCTACTTCTGGCCGCCTGCAAGGGTGAATCTGGCCGCAGTTACTGCGTGGGTGGTCACGGTGAACGCACCAACAAAGAAGTCGTTCACGCCATCTGCCAGCAGTTGGATCAGAGCTGCCCAGCATCAGCTCCCCATGCAGATTTAATTACGCCGGTGACGGACCGACCTGGCCACGACCGCCGCTACGCGATTGACCCAGGCCGCATCAGTTCGGAACTTGGCTGGAGCGCACGCCATAATGTTGAGCAAGGGTTAGTGGAGACAGTGAATTGGTACTTGTCTCATCAGGATTGGTGCAACGAAGTGCGAGAGCGAGCCGGATATGACGGCAGCAGATTAGGAATGAAACCAATTCAAAAAAAAGCAAGCGAATGA
- a CDS encoding class II fumarate hydratase → MIDSTLDRAEAPMTQPFRIETDSLGGIEVESEALWGAQTQRSLQNFAISNERIPLEIIQALAWIKRSCATVNGQHELLSLQQVELICTAADAIAAGQHNDQFPLRVWQTGSGTQTNMNINEVISNLASKASGTALGSHCPVHPNDHVNRSQSTNDVFPAAIHVAAAKQLKDGLLPALDALVHAFDAKAQAWMPIVKIGRTHLQDAVPLRLGDEVAAWRDQLKQSQGWIEDCLVSLGDLPLGGTAVGTGLNTPPGFRHAVADELNRVAGVDVRPAENLFAVMAGHDALVHAMGQLRLLSVALLRIANDIRLLGCGPRAGLGELQLPANEPGSSIMPGKINPTQCEAMAMVCTQVIGLDGAVAAAGAGGHLQMNVYKPLIGFNLLQSIRMLKDAITSFRQNLVEGLEPDLEQIQRFVDRSLMLVTALTPSIGYEKASAIAQHAHHQGLTLKQAALELGHITEADFDQQVDPSAMAAPDA, encoded by the coding sequence ATGATCGATTCAACGCTCGATCGCGCCGAGGCCCCGATGACGCAGCCGTTCAGGATTGAAACCGACAGCCTGGGTGGCATTGAGGTGGAATCTGAGGCGCTCTGGGGGGCCCAGACCCAGCGGTCGCTTCAGAACTTCGCCATCAGCAATGAACGGATCCCCCTCGAAATCATCCAGGCCCTGGCCTGGATCAAGCGCTCCTGCGCCACGGTGAACGGCCAGCATGAGCTTCTGAGCCTTCAACAGGTAGAGCTGATCTGCACGGCAGCGGATGCCATTGCCGCCGGCCAGCACAACGATCAGTTCCCACTTCGGGTCTGGCAGACCGGAAGTGGGACCCAGACGAACATGAACATCAACGAGGTAATCAGCAATCTGGCGTCCAAGGCGTCAGGCACCGCCCTCGGCAGTCACTGTCCGGTGCATCCCAATGACCACGTCAATCGATCGCAATCCACCAATGACGTGTTTCCCGCTGCCATCCATGTCGCCGCGGCCAAGCAGCTGAAAGATGGGCTGCTGCCAGCACTCGATGCCCTGGTGCATGCCTTCGATGCCAAAGCCCAGGCCTGGATGCCGATCGTCAAGATCGGCCGAACCCACCTGCAGGATGCGGTGCCCTTGCGCCTTGGCGATGAAGTCGCCGCATGGCGGGATCAACTCAAACAATCCCAGGGCTGGATTGAGGACTGCCTGGTCAGCCTTGGCGACCTCCCCCTTGGGGGCACCGCGGTTGGCACGGGGTTAAACACCCCCCCGGGCTTCCGCCATGCCGTCGCGGACGAGCTAAACAGGGTCGCTGGAGTTGATGTCCGTCCTGCGGAAAATCTGTTCGCGGTCATGGCCGGCCATGACGCCCTCGTCCATGCGATGGGGCAGCTTCGCCTTCTATCCGTGGCCCTACTGCGCATCGCCAACGACATCCGTCTGCTCGGATGCGGCCCCAGGGCCGGTCTGGGCGAGCTGCAGCTCCCCGCCAATGAACCGGGCAGTTCAATCATGCCGGGAAAAATCAATCCCACCCAATGCGAGGCCATGGCGATGGTCTGCACCCAGGTGATCGGACTCGACGGCGCCGTAGCGGCCGCCGGCGCAGGTGGCCATCTGCAGATGAATGTCTACAAACCCTTGATCGGCTTCAACCTATTGCAGTCGATTCGGATGCTCAAAGACGCCATCACCAGCTTCCGCCAGAACCTGGTGGAGGGATTGGAGCCGGATCTGGAGCAGATTCAAAGGTTCGTCGATCGCTCCTTGATGCTGGTCACCGCTTTGACCCCCAGCATCGGTTATGAGAAGGCAAGCGCTATCGCTCAACATGCCCACCATCAAGGGCTGACGCTGAAACAGGCGGCACTGGAGCTCGGTCACATCACGGAAGCGGACTTCGATCAACAGGTGGATCCCAGCGCCATGGCCGCTCCTGACGCCTGA
- a CDS encoding rhamnan synthesis F family protein, whose amino-acid sequence MSGMPKKRHPLSAISQTARQLLKRSAFAAGRQKMLPKALRQQLSRLGGARRPSPPNNRRKKITPELQEYIKDLQSKETSENIIRDFRELAHYAYVFDIEHYKSQLDIEEAEGLQNIGDVILHYCRSGSLKGIDPSNLFDTENYFSKYPDVKESGLNPMVHCFKFGMNERRYSMDNIHFMRKMADIKKPEPSALNTAIEDLKTKKVGVFLHIFYPELGEEIATRLKNIPCSIDIFISTKEDSVQSLQNIFGQIDNAQKVEVRHFSNIGRDVAPFIVGFKDQILNYDLILKLHSKKSPHSNALSGWFLHCLDNLIGSEVITATNLKALQSPDTGIVYPVENYALSLGIKHDSCWGHEDGNYTKANPFLKRFNLDHITRDSQFRFPTGTMFWCKPELLKPILDWDLGWNDFDEEGGQIDGTIAHSIERLIGLSTTEIFNQTLQTTYCGYFLSKQYQTDKCIIEGRNKLKIQGFEKVIQFKPQQLDPNWSLKNNINSKSLQIHWVIPNFTPGLGGHMTIFRTIDYLERCGHQCTIWVHSELKGNDKPSRISSLHKRVIDQSFISLQTDQVYMLGNNQEDLDRVSGDIVIATDRMSTYPVLGMKKFQKRFYFVQDYEPYFFARGSSSILTEQSYASENNFSCICASPWLKQKMESFGNSAISFPLAVDHIVYHPNNDQKRSSHAIAFYVRRSTPRRLYELGLLALRALFDLGDDFEIITFGEKDLPDLGIPVKVRHAGILEAHDLANLYRQCTVGFVLSGTNYSLVPNEMMACGLPVVDIDAEHTRVSYQPETAVLAEATPVGLASALSRLLNDALFRESIAKDGLAATEHLNWDNSNKLIEAFIQESLLPWESSTSQHAQASSPLVTVVIPVYNGGTMLKAVVESCLAQDLDQAFEVLLIDSASSDGCLETLPQDERLRLHRIRKEDFGHGRTRNLGVELARGEYVAFITQDAIPANRMWLMNLIAPLQSDPSVAGVFGCHIAHTDHGELTAHDLDQHFNRWIFRSHRQPIELDADRQTSNGVVSTHERFYSDNNSCLRKSIWKTVPLPDVVYGEDQLWAREILRKGYKKAYASTAVVRHSHEYGFRETVVRANTEWHFYDQMLGERLPATKQQVLQMVERSCTNDRAAQKLYPNISENELVRRRRLHFARACGYYLAGKGHGAIRP is encoded by the coding sequence ATGAGCGGCATGCCTAAAAAACGTCATCCGCTTTCTGCTATTTCGCAAACGGCCCGACAACTGTTGAAGCGATCTGCTTTTGCGGCGGGAAGGCAGAAAATGCTTCCCAAGGCACTACGACAGCAGCTCAGTCGCCTGGGGGGAGCCAGACGGCCAAGCCCGCCCAACAACAGGCGCAAAAAAATTACGCCTGAACTGCAGGAGTACATCAAAGACCTACAAAGCAAAGAAACAAGCGAAAACATAATTCGCGACTTTCGCGAATTAGCCCATTATGCCTATGTCTTTGACATTGAACACTATAAATCTCAATTAGATATTGAAGAAGCAGAAGGGCTCCAAAATATTGGCGACGTCATTCTTCATTACTGCAGATCAGGCAGCCTGAAGGGCATTGACCCGAGCAATTTATTCGACACAGAAAATTATTTCAGCAAATATCCCGACGTCAAAGAGAGTGGACTCAACCCGATGGTTCACTGCTTCAAGTTTGGGATGAACGAACGCCGCTATTCGATGGATAACATCCATTTCATGCGGAAGATGGCTGATATCAAAAAGCCTGAACCAAGCGCTCTAAACACGGCCATAGAAGATCTAAAGACTAAAAAAGTTGGCGTTTTCCTACATATCTTTTACCCCGAACTAGGCGAAGAAATTGCCACCCGCCTAAAGAACATCCCGTGCAGCATCGACATCTTCATTTCCACAAAGGAAGATTCTGTCCAGTCGCTGCAAAATATTTTTGGCCAAATCGACAATGCCCAGAAAGTAGAAGTCAGACATTTCAGCAATATCGGACGAGACGTCGCTCCGTTCATCGTTGGCTTCAAGGATCAAATCCTCAACTACGACCTCATCCTTAAGCTCCACTCCAAAAAAAGCCCTCACAGCAATGCACTCAGCGGCTGGTTCCTTCACTGCCTGGACAATCTGATTGGCAGCGAAGTGATTACAGCCACCAATCTCAAAGCTCTTCAATCACCAGATACAGGCATTGTCTATCCGGTTGAGAACTACGCTCTCAGCCTCGGAATCAAACACGATTCCTGCTGGGGCCATGAAGATGGCAACTACACAAAGGCCAATCCATTCCTAAAACGCTTCAATCTCGACCACATCACACGAGACAGCCAGTTCCGCTTCCCCACTGGGACAATGTTCTGGTGCAAGCCTGAGCTCCTCAAACCTATCCTTGACTGGGATCTCGGCTGGAATGACTTTGATGAGGAAGGTGGGCAGATCGACGGGACCATCGCCCACAGCATCGAACGCCTCATCGGTCTTTCGACCACTGAAATATTCAATCAGACACTGCAAACAACGTACTGCGGATACTTCCTTTCGAAGCAATATCAAACAGACAAGTGCATCATTGAAGGCAGAAATAAGCTAAAAATACAGGGCTTTGAAAAGGTGATTCAATTCAAACCCCAGCAACTCGATCCGAACTGGTCACTAAAAAACAATATCAACTCCAAATCTCTACAAATCCATTGGGTTATCCCGAATTTCACACCTGGCCTCGGTGGCCACATGACCATTTTCAGAACCATTGATTACCTAGAGCGATGTGGTCACCAATGCACAATCTGGGTTCATTCCGAACTCAAAGGGAATGACAAGCCAAGTCGAATCAGCAGTCTGCATAAACGTGTCATCGATCAATCCTTCATTTCACTGCAGACAGATCAGGTCTACATGCTGGGCAACAACCAGGAAGACCTTGATCGCGTGAGCGGCGACATTGTCATCGCCACAGATCGCATGAGCACCTATCCCGTGCTTGGTATGAAAAAATTTCAGAAAAGATTTTATTTTGTTCAGGATTATGAGCCCTATTTTTTCGCGCGCGGAAGCTCCAGCATCCTCACCGAACAATCGTATGCATCTGAAAATAACTTTTCCTGCATTTGTGCCAGCCCTTGGCTTAAGCAGAAGATGGAAAGCTTTGGCAATTCAGCCATCTCTTTCCCACTAGCAGTCGACCATATTGTTTACCACCCCAACAACGATCAGAAACGCAGCAGTCATGCCATTGCCTTCTATGTGAGACGCAGCACGCCAAGACGGCTCTATGAACTGGGGCTGCTTGCTTTAAGAGCTTTGTTTGATCTGGGCGACGACTTCGAGATCATCACCTTCGGCGAAAAAGATCTACCCGATCTTGGAATTCCTGTGAAAGTGAGGCACGCAGGGATTCTTGAGGCCCATGACTTAGCGAACCTGTATCGCCAATGCACGGTTGGATTCGTGCTTTCGGGAACCAATTACTCCTTGGTTCCCAATGAAATGATGGCCTGTGGGCTGCCTGTGGTTGATATTGATGCAGAACACACGCGAGTCTCCTATCAACCGGAAACAGCGGTCTTGGCCGAAGCGACGCCAGTGGGCCTGGCCTCAGCATTAAGCCGCTTGTTGAATGATGCGTTGTTCAGGGAAAGCATCGCCAAAGATGGACTCGCCGCCACCGAACACCTCAACTGGGATAACTCCAACAAACTAATTGAGGCTTTCATTCAGGAGTCGCTTCTTCCATGGGAGTCATCAACCTCGCAACATGCTCAGGCATCGTCTCCTTTGGTGACGGTGGTAATCCCCGTTTACAACGGGGGCACGATGCTCAAAGCCGTCGTTGAGTCCTGTCTTGCGCAGGATCTCGATCAGGCATTTGAAGTGTTGTTGATCGATAGTGCGTCCAGCGATGGGTGCCTGGAGACACTGCCACAGGACGAACGACTCCGACTCCACAGGATTCGCAAGGAGGATTTCGGCCATGGGCGCACCCGCAACCTGGGAGTGGAGCTTGCCCGAGGAGAGTACGTCGCTTTCATCACGCAGGACGCCATACCAGCGAATCGCATGTGGCTCATGAACCTGATCGCCCCACTGCAAAGCGATCCAAGTGTGGCCGGGGTCTTCGGCTGCCATATCGCCCATACCGATCATGGAGAACTCACCGCCCATGACCTTGACCAACACTTCAATCGTTGGATATTTAGAAGCCATCGCCAACCGATCGAGCTCGATGCTGATCGACAGACCTCCAACGGCGTTGTCTCAACCCATGAACGCTTTTACTCCGATAACAATTCCTGCTTAAGGAAATCTATTTGGAAAACAGTTCCACTTCCCGATGTCGTATATGGCGAAGATCAATTGTGGGCACGCGAAATTCTTAGAAAGGGTTATAAAAAAGCCTATGCCTCAACAGCAGTGGTTCGCCATTCCCACGAATATGGCTTCCGGGAAACAGTCGTACGCGCCAACACGGAATGGCATTTCTATGACCAAATGCTTGGAGAAAGATTGCCTGCGACCAAACAACAGGTTCTACAAATGGTTGAACGATCTTGTACAAACGATCGCGCAGCCCAGAAGTTGTACCCAAACATCAGCGAAAACGAACTTGTACGACGCCGACGGCTTCATTTTGCCAGGGCCTGTGGCTACTATTTAGCTGGCAAAGGACACGGTGCAATACGGCCTTGA
- the rfbD gene encoding dTDP-4-dehydrorhamnose reductase gives MKVLLTGAGGQLGQALIASVPDGLELVATSRQDLDLADPEACRTAVEQHQPDWVLNAGAYTAVDKAESESALAHAVNAGAPEAFARALDQQGGRLLQISTDFVFNGTQGRPYQPMQARDPLGVYGASKAAGEAAVQSVFGTSGRGLILRTSWVIGPVGKNFALTMLRLHRERDQLGVVADQVGCPTSTLTLAQACWRTLQIAGGSELPAVMHWSDAGAASWYDVAVAVGRIGAELGLIDMPAEVQPITTADYPTPAERPAYSLLDSTSTRTALQLSGQHWQHALKDVLQQAKTP, from the coding sequence ATGAAGGTTCTGCTCACCGGAGCTGGCGGACAGCTTGGCCAGGCCCTGATCGCCTCCGTGCCCGATGGACTCGAGCTGGTGGCCACCAGCCGTCAGGATCTCGACCTGGCTGACCCTGAAGCCTGCCGTACGGCCGTTGAGCAGCATCAGCCTGACTGGGTCCTTAATGCAGGTGCATACACGGCCGTGGACAAAGCCGAATCGGAATCCGCCCTGGCCCATGCCGTGAATGCCGGGGCACCGGAAGCCTTCGCCCGCGCTCTGGATCAACAGGGGGGCCGCCTGCTTCAGATCAGCACCGACTTTGTCTTCAATGGAACCCAAGGAAGGCCCTATCAACCCATGCAGGCCCGCGACCCTCTCGGGGTTTACGGCGCCAGCAAAGCAGCCGGAGAAGCAGCGGTGCAAAGCGTTTTCGGAACGAGCGGACGGGGCTTGATCCTGCGCACCAGCTGGGTGATCGGGCCCGTTGGCAAGAACTTCGCCCTCACCATGCTGCGCCTTCACCGCGAGCGGGATCAACTGGGCGTCGTGGCCGATCAGGTGGGCTGTCCCACCAGCACCCTGACCCTGGCTCAGGCCTGTTGGAGAACCCTCCAGATCGCTGGAGGGAGTGAGTTACCAGCTGTCATGCACTGGAGTGATGCCGGTGCTGCCAGCTGGTACGACGTTGCGGTGGCGGTGGGCCGGATCGGGGCTGAGTTAGGGCTGATCGACATGCCCGCAGAGGTTCAACCGATCACAACAGCGGACTATCCCACCCCAGCAGAGCGTCCGGCCTATTCGCTTCTGGACAGCACGAGCACCAGAACAGCCCTTCAACTCAGCGGACAGCACTGGCAGCACGCCCTCAAGGATGTATTGCAGCAGGCCAAAACCCCATGA